In one Bacillus sp. SM2101 genomic region, the following are encoded:
- a CDS encoding heavy metal-associated domain-containing protein, translating to MINMSGLTELIANPAQEQIQLGITGMTCASCSTRIEKMLNKMDGVEANVNLAMESATIKYNADTVKPEDVVSKINKLGYGVQTEKVDLDIYGMTCAACSTRIEKVVNNMDGIESATVNLTTESAALSFQPGLVSVDDVI from the coding sequence ATGATCAATATGAGTGGATTAACAGAATTAATAGCAAATCCTGCTCAAGAACAAATACAATTAGGAATAACAGGGATGACATGTGCATCATGTTCTACACGAATTGAAAAAATGTTAAACAAAATGGACGGTGTAGAGGCGAATGTTAATTTAGCAATGGAATCTGCAACGATTAAGTATAATGCTGATACAGTGAAGCCGGAAGATGTAGTGTCAAAAATTAATAAACTTGGCTACGGTGTACAGACTGAGAAGGTAGATCTTGATATATACGGCATGACATGTGCTGCCTGCTCCACGCGGATTGAAAAAGTGGTAAATAACATGGACGGTATTGAATCTGCAACGGTTAATTTGACAACTGAATCAGCTGCGTTATCGTTTCAACCAGGGTTAGTTAGTGTTGATGACGTAATT
- a CDS encoding glutaredoxin family protein — protein sequence MTDKLILELYTRPTCSDCQQAKGFLALHQIPYVDKDVSKDLKLEDDLKTISGTRIVPSFVFYNKNIWGKKKIHKNIIGFEPNKQEIMELLNVPVVQ from the coding sequence ATGACTGATAAATTAATACTTGAACTTTATACAAGGCCTACATGCTCAGATTGCCAACAAGCGAAGGGATTTCTAGCGTTACATCAGATCCCGTATGTTGATAAAGATGTTAGTAAAGATTTGAAACTAGAAGATGATTTGAAGACTATTTCTGGTACAAGAATTGTTCCTTCCTTCGTCTTTTATAATAAAAATATATGGGGTAAGAAAAAAATTCACAAAAATATTATTGGTTTTGAACCAAATAAACAGGAGATTATGGAGCTGTTAAATGTACCAGTTGTACAATAA